A region of Gracilinanus agilis isolate LMUSP501 chromosome 3, AgileGrace, whole genome shotgun sequence DNA encodes the following proteins:
- the LOC123243091 gene encoding TAR DNA-binding protein 43 gives MSEYIRVTEDENDEPIEIPSEDDGTVLLSTVTAQFPGACGLRYRNPVSQCMRGVRLVEGILHAPDAGWGNLVYVVNYPKDNKRKMDETDASSAVKVKRAVQKTSDLIVLGLPWKTTEQDLKEYFSTFGEVLMVQVKKDIKTGHSKGFGFVRFTEYETQVKVMSQRHMIDGRWCDCKLPNSKQSPDEPLRSRKVFVGRCTEDMTADELRQFFCQYGEVVDVFIPKPFRAFAFVTFADDQVAQSLCGEDLIIKGISVHISNAEPKHNSNRQLERSGRFGGNPGGFGNQGGFGNSRGGGAGLGNNQGSNMGGGMNFGAFSINPAMMAAAQAALQSSWGMMGMLASQQNQSGPSGNNQSQGNMQREPNQAFGSGNNSYSGSNSGAAIGWGSASNAGSGSGFNGGFGSSMDSKSSGWGM, from the exons ATGTCTGAATATATTCGGGTAACTGAAGATGAAAATGACGAGCCCATCGAGATTCCATCAGAAGACGATGGTACAGTGTTGCTGTCTACGGTTACTGCCCAGTTTCCAGGAGCATGTGGGCTCCGCTACCGGAATCCAGTGTCTCAGTGTATGAGAGGTGTACGCCTTGTAGAAGGAATTCTGCATGCTCCTGATGCTGGCTGGGGAAATCTGGTATATGTTGTCAACTATCCAAAAG ataacaaaaggaaaatggatgAAACAGATGCTTCATCAGCAGTCAAAGTGAAAAGAGCTGTGCAGAAGACCTCTGATTTAATAGTCTTGGGTCTACCCTGGAAAACAACTGAGCAGGATCTAAAAGAATATTTCAGCACTTTTGGAGAAGTCCTTATGGTGCAG gtCAAGAAAGACATTAAAACTGGTCATTCAAAAGGATTTGGTTTTGTTCGTTTTACGGAATACGAAACGCAGGTGAAAGTAATGTCACAGCGCCACATGATAGATGGACGGTGGTGTGACTGTAAACTTCCTAATTCCAAg CAAAGCCCAGATGAGCCCTTGAGAAGCAGAAAGGTGTTTGTCGGGCGCTGTACAGAAGACATGACTGCTGATGAGTTGCGGCAGTTTTTTTGCCAGTATGGAGAAGTAGTAGATGTCTTCATTCCCAAACCATTCAGGGCCTTTGCCTTTGTTACATTTGCAGATGATcag GTTGCCCAATCTCTTTGTGGAGAGGACTTGATCATTAAAGGAATCAGCGTACATATATCCAATGCTGAACCTAAGCACAATAGCAATAGGCAGTTAGAAAGAAGTGGAAGATTTGGTGGTAATCCAGGCGGCTTTGGAAATCAGGGTGGGTTTGGTAACAGTAGAGGGGGTGGAGCTGGTTTGGGAAACAACCAAGGTAGTAACATGGGTGGAGGGATGAATTTTGGAGCTTTCAGTATCAACCCTGCTATGATGGCTGCAGCCCAGGCAGCACTGCAGAGCAGCTGGGGTATGATGGGCATGTTAGCTAGTCAACAGAACCAGTCAGGCCCATCAGGCAATAACCAAAGTCAAGGCAATATGCAGAGAGAACCCAACCAGGCTTTTGGTTCTGGAAATAACTCATATAGTGGCTCTAACTCCGGTGCGGCAATTGGTTGGGGTTCAGCATCAAATGCAGGATCAGGAAGTGGGTTTAATGGAGGCTTTGGTTCAAGCATGGATTCCAAATCATCAGGTTGGGGAATGTAG